One window of the Ictidomys tridecemlineatus isolate mIctTri1 chromosome 11, mIctTri1.hap1, whole genome shotgun sequence genome contains the following:
- the Tal1 gene encoding T-cell acute lymphocytic leukemia protein 1, producing the protein MTERPPSEAARSDPPLEGREAAEARMAPPHLVLLNGVTKETSRAAPAEPPVIDLGARGGPGGGPAGGGGATRDLKGRDAAAAEARHRVPTTELCRPPGPAPAPAPTSAPAELPGDGRMVQLSPPALAAPGGPGRALLYSLSQPLASLGSGFFGEPDAFPMFTTNNRVKRRPSPYEMEITDGPHTKVVRRIFTNSRERWRQQNVNGAFAELRKLIPTHPPDKKLSKNEILRLAMKYINFLAKLLNDQEEEGTQRAKPGKDPVVGAGGGGGGTGVGAPPDDLLQDVLSPNSSCGSSLDGAASPDSYTEEPAPKHTARSLHSALLPASDGAGPR; encoded by the exons ATGACCGAGCGGCCGCCGAGCGAGGCGGCACGCAGTGACCCCCCGCTAGAGGGACGGGAAGCGGCCGAGGCCCGCATGGCCCCCCCGCACCTGGTCCTGCTGAACGGCGTCACCAAGGAGACAAGCCGCGCGGCCCCAGCCGAGCCCCCGGTCATCGATCTGGGTGCTCGCGGCGGCCCGGGGGGCGGCCCTGCCGGTGGGGGCGGCGCTACGAGAGACTTAAAGGGCCGAGACGCGGCGGCGGCCGAAGCGCGCCATCGGGTGCCCACCACCGAGCTGTGCAGACCTCCTGGTCCCGCCCCGGCCCCCGCGCCCACCTCGGCCCCAGCGGAGCTGCCAGGCGACGGCCGCATGGTGCAGCTGAGCCCGCCCGCGCTGGCGGCCCCCGGCGGCCCCGGCCGCGCTCTGCTCTACAGCCTCAGCCAGCCGCTGGCTTCGCTCGGCAG TGGGTTCTTTGGGGAGCCTGATGCCTTCCCCATGTTCACCACCAACAATCGAGTGAAGAGGAGACCCTCTCCCTACGAGATGGAGATTACAGATG GTCCCCACACCAAAGTAGTGCGGCGGATATTCACCAACAGCCGGGAGCGATGGCGGCAGCAGAACGTGAATGGGGCATTTGCTGAGCTCCGCAAGCTGATCCCCACGCACCCCCCGGACAAGAAGCTCAGCAAAAATGAGATCCTCCGCCTGGCTATGAAGTACATCAACTTCCTGGCCAAGCTGCTTAatgaccaggaggaggagggcaccCAGCGGGCCAAGCCTGGCAAGGACCCCGTCGTGGGGGCGGGCGGAGGCGGGGGTGGGACAGGGGTTGGTGCTCCTCCAGATGACCTCCTGCAGGACGTGCTTTCTCCCAACTCCAGCTGCGGCAGCTCCTTGGACGGGGCAGCCAGCCCGGACAGCTACACGGAGGAGCCGGCACCCAAGCACACGGCCCGCAGCCTC